The Deinococcus arcticus sequence CGCCGCGCGCTGGAACGGGCAGACGTGGGCCGCGTGGCCGGTGCTCAACCGGAACGCTCGGCGCGACGCGCGCTCGCCGGCGGTGGCGGTGGACCGGCAGGGAAGGGTGACGGTCGCCTGGCGCGAGGATGTGGGGGGGCGGTATACGTTGCAGGTGCAGCGGTTGCGGTAGGGAAGACGCTCACGGTGCCGGAACGCTGAGGGACAGCCGCCTCACGCCTTCCCGGTCAGGGTTTGGTGTACACGATCACGCGGGTGGTGGTTGCCGCCAGCTCTTTTCTGTCGCCGTCGTGCTCGTATTCACGCCGCTCCACCCAGTTTCCGGCCGCGTCCATCACATAGTCGAAGGTTGTGGTGGTCTGACTGCGGCGCTGATTGTTCTTCTCAAACCGGGCGTCCACGACTTTGACAGGGAATCCGGCGCTGTTGTAATCAGTCGTGGTGACCTTGATTGGGTAGATGCTGTTCACCTCACGCCGTTCCTGCCGCACGAGTCGGCCGTTCTGGTAGGTGAAGGTCGTCACGTCTGTATCGTTCTTGTACCGCTCCGTCGTCTGGACATGCCGGATGACCTGCCCCTGCGCGTTCAGCGTGTATTCGTGGGTTCTGGGCACGAAACCGTAGTACGCCGTCTCCCTTTCCGTGATGCTCAGGGACGCGTAGCTGCAAGTGGCAATGGTTTCAAGGGGCCGGCGGGGACCGTCCGTGCCCAGCACACGCGTGAGTCGGCCCTGGGCGTCGTATTCATAAACCTCCTGCGAGGTCTTTGTGCCCGAGCGGACCGTGTTCATGGTGATATTCACCGTGCTGGGCTTTCCAGCAGTGGTATAGCTGTAGGCCTCGCTGTAAGAGGAGTTGCCCAGCAGGCTGGAAATCGTTTCGCTGACCCTGCCGCGCAGCAGACCTGCGCTGTAAGCCTGCGTCTCTTTGTCTGTCCAGGAAGGGCTCATGACCTCGGTGGAGGTGACGTTGACCACTCTGTCCAGCTGAACCAGGTCCTGGGCTGGGCGGGGAACACAGTACGTTGCGCCGGCCTGAGCTGTAAGAATCAACGCGATCAGGGCACACTTGCCGAAGAACTTCATGTTCCCCAGTGTAGGCTGCTGGCGTTGACTCTTCATCTGCTCTTCATGTCTGGTGCTCCGTCACCTGTCTGCGCGGGGCCAACTGAGCTCTCAGGCGCTGGCGGCCTCAGGCTCTGCTGTGGACTGGGCCAGCAGAGCGGGCACGGTCACGCTCAGTCCAGCTTCGGCCTGTGCCCAGGCCATAAACGCGTTCAGGCCACGGCGGAACATCACCGGGCGCTTCTCGCGCTTGCCCAGCTTGCGGGGTTTGCCGGTCTTAGGGTTCACCTCGGCGGGCAGTTCGGGCACCAGGGCCCAGTTCACGTTCATGGGCTGGAACCCCTTGGGGTTGGCGCTGGCCAGGTAACGGGTCAGGCCGCCCAGCATGGACTCGGCCGGGGGGGTCAGGGGCGGCAGGCCCAGCGCCAGCCGGGCGGCGTTGGTGCCGGCCAGCCAGCCGGTCGCTGCACTTTCCAGGTAGCCTTCCGTGCCGGCCAGTACGCCCGCCACAAACTTCTGCTCATCGGCGCGCAGTTGCAGGGTGGACTCCAGGACGGTGGGCGCGTTCAGGTACGTGTTGCGGTGCATCACGCCGTAGCGCACGATCTCGGCATTTTCCAGACCCGGAATGAGCTGCACCACCGCCTTCTGGTCGCCCCACTTCAGGCCGGTCTGAAAGCCCACCAGGGACCACATCCGGCCCTCGCGGTCTTCCTGGCGCAGCTGGGCCACGGCGTAGGGCCAGCGCCCGGTGCGTGGGTTGTCCAGGCCCTTGGGGCTCATGGGGCCAAAGCGCGGGGTATCCACGCCCCGGCGCGCAATTTCTTCAATGGGCATGCAGCCTTCAAAGAATTCCAGCTTTTCCCAGTCGTGCGGCGTGTGGGCGCGGGCCTGTTCCAGCGCCTCAAAAAACGCCAGATACTCGTCCTTGGTAAAAGGGCAGTTGATGTAATCCGCGCTCTGGTCGTAGCGGCCCGCGCGCCACGCGCTGTCCATGTTGATGCTCTCGAAGGCAATCACCGGCGCGGCGGCGTCGTAGAAGCTCAGGCGCTCGCTGCCGGTCAGCCGCGCGAGGTCGGCGGCCAGCGCGTCCGAGGTCAGGGGCCCAGAGGCGATCACAGCAATGCCCTCCGGGACCGCCGTGACCTCCTCGCCCAGCACCTCAATCAGCGGGTGCTCGCGCACCGCCTGGGTCACGCGGGCGCTGAATTCGTCGCGCTCCACGGCCAGCGCGTTGCCTGCCGGCAGCCTGGAGGCGTCGGCCGCCCCCACCACCGCGCCGCCCACACTGCGCAGTTCGGCCTGCAGCAGGCCCTTGCTCTGCAGTTCGCCCTCGCCGCCCAGCGAGTTGCTGCACACCAGTTCGGCAAAGTTGCCGCTGCGGTGCGCCGGGGTCATCCTGACCGGCCGCATTTCATACAGGCGCACCCGCACGCCCAGCCGCGCGGCGGCCAGCGCCGCCTCTGAACCTGCCAGGCCCGCGCCCACCACCGTGATCATCCGCTCACTCATCAAGCAGCGAGTGTAGGCGAAGGGGAACAGGGGATTTGTGGGATGGGCAAGGGGGGGGCCGCCTCTACCGCTCCGGCGTGCCGCCCAGCGCCGCCTTCAGGCGCGACAGGCCCTCGTAGGCCAGAATGCGCGCAGCCCACAGGCGGTCAGACGGCAGGGGCAGCGTCTCATCAAAGCGGATCTCGGGGGCAGGCACGCTCAGCACGCCCACGCCCTGGGCCCGGAACAGGGCCGCCGCGCGGCGCGAGTGGCTGGGGCTGGTGACCAGCAGCACCCGGGTCCAACCGCGCGCCCGGGCGAGGTCGCGCACCCGGGCCGCCTCGTCGCGGGTGGTGGTCACGTTGGCCAGGGTGACCACCTGCGGGCCCGGCGAAGGCACCAGTGCGCGGAGGTGCGCCTGGGCCAGGGTACTGATTTTCGGACACCCCCGGGGCCCGATCCGCCCGGACTGTTCGGACACCGTGACCAGGGGCGCGTAGCCCGCCCGCCACAGTTCCAGCCCCCGCACCAGGCGGCTGAGGCTGCTGGGCTCCAGGGTGCGGGTGCCGCACTGCACCCCGCCCCCCAGCACCACAATGGCGTCGGCGGGCTGGGGCCCCTGGGCCAGGGTCAGGGCGGCCAGAGGCGCGCGCAACACTGGGGTCAGCAGGCACAGCCACAGGCCCAGGGCCAGCGCGCCCGCGCCCAGGCGCAGCGCCCGCCACGCGGGCGGCCATGCCCCGGCCAGGGTCCCGGCCAGCACCAGCGCCAGCAGCAGGCCCACAGGCGCGCGCACATCTCCGAAAAAGGCAGCCAGCAGGCCCAGGGCCGCGCCCAGTGCGCCGCCGCCGGCCACGTTCTGCCATCTGCGCTCCATGCGGGGCAAGTCTACCTGCTGGCCCTGCCTATACTCGCCTCTGATGCGCCGCCGACTCCTGCTGCCCGCTTTGCTGCTGCTGGCCGCCCTGCTGGGTGTGGCCCTGCTTGTGGCCCCGCGCCTCTTGCCCCCGGGTGAGCAGAGCCCCGAGGTGCGCTTTGTGCGCGAGATGACCCAGCACCACACCCAGGCGGTGGACATGGCCATCCGCATCCGCGAGCGCAGCCGCGACGAGGCGCTGCGCACCATTGCCCTGGATATGCTGCTCTCGCAACAGGAACAGATTGGCCAGATGCGCGGCTGGCTGACCATCTGGGGCCGACCCTGGGGCGGCGAGGGCATGAGCGCGGGCCACGCCCGCCAGATGGGCATGGCCACCCCGGCCGAGGTGGCGCGCATCAGCACCCTGCCGCCCCGGCAGAGCGAGGTGCAATTTCTGCAGCTGATGACCCGTCACCACCAGGGGGCGCTGGCGATGGTCACGCCGGTGCTCTCTGCTGGCGTGCGCCCCGAGGTGCGGGCCCTGGCCAGGCAGATTCAGGGTGCCCAGGCCGCCGAGATTCGCCTGATGATCACACTGCTCAACGGCCGGGGCGCCCAGCCGCTGCCCGCGCCCGGTGTGGCTGGCGCCACCGAGCACAACCACTGAACGCAGTTGGGGACCTGTCGCCTGGGTGGCCCTACCCGCCGTCCTCGTCCCAGGCTTCGCGCTTGCTGTCTCGCCGGGCCTTGCGCCGCTCCTCCTTGCCGCTCTTGCGCTTAGGGCGCGGGGGCAGGGTCAGGACATAGGGCCGCTCGGGCTGGCAGGGGGCCGGCACCTCGCCCAGCGCCTCGCCGGGGTCGGCGGTGCGCAGGTTGCCCGCCACATGCAGGTGCCGCTCGCCGCAGTAGGGGCAACTGTCCACCACCCAGAACATGACGCGGGTGCCCGGCATATCCCGCAGGGTCACGAACGCGGGCTGCTGAGAACGCCGATCCTTCTTGGCCACGGGGGCAGCTTACGGCCGGTCCCGGGGGCGCATCTGTGGGCAAGCCCGGGTTTGGGTGGGCGGGGCGTAACCAGCGCGCCGCCCACACGCCCCTACACGTCCTCGTCGCCCTCTTTCATGTAGGTGACCACGCTGCGGCAGTGGGTCAGGCCCGCGCGGGCATACAGGGCGCGGGCCGGTTTCATATGGTCATGGGCGCGCACGCGCAGGGTGCGGAGTTCCGGGTGGGTGTCAGCCTCGGCGGCGGCCAGGGCCAGCAGGGTCAGGCCGTAGCCCTGGCCGCGCTCGGCCGGATGCACCGCCACATAGGTCACGTCGGCACGGGCTTCTTCGGCATTGAATTCCAGCTCGGCAAATCCCACCGCCTGCTCGCCGCGCAGCAGCCCCACCAGCCGCACGTCAGGGCGCGCAAAATGCTCGTCCACCTGTTCTGGCGTCCAGGTCAGGCGCTCGGCCCAGGTGTCCTCGCTGGCGCGAAACAGCTCGCGGTAGGTGGCCAGCGGCAGGCGGTGAACAATGCGGTGCCCGGCCGGCGCGCAGGCGTTCGGCGTCAGGCGCGAGAGCGGCGCGCTGTAAAAGTCGGTGGTGTGCATGGCGGCAAAGCCAGCCGCTTCCAGCGCCCCGCGCACCGGCAGGTTGTCACGCGCGGCAAAGGCGTACACGGGCAGGCCCTCGGCCCGTTCCAGCGCGCCGCGCAGCAGCGGCCCCACCTGCCCGCCGTCGCTGATGGGCCCTTCCATGACCAGGCCATCCCGGAAGGGGGTCAGGCTGCAGTAGGCCAGCACGCCTTCCTCACCCACGTCCACCAGGCAGGTGCAGTCCTCGCACTCGACTTTCAGCTCGCTTTCGCTGCGCGCCTCCGGCGAGAACACTTCGCGTTCGGGGGCGTCGTCCATCCAGTTGAGCAGGGCAAGCACATCGGGCACATCCGTGGCCAGCATGGATCGGATCATGGCAGTGACCTCCGACGAGGGGTAGGGCAACAAGGGGGCAACACCGAACACACTGTCTAACCAGACACAATCAGGGTAGCCACCCGCCGCCGGGCGTGTCTGCGCCGTTCGTCACGCTGCCGGGCCGGGGGGGCGTGCTATGCTGCGCCCATGCCCTGAACAGGGTACGCCGCCCCCTTCCCCACAGACACGAACAGCGTGTTTGAGGGGCCTTTTCTTTTTTGGCCCCCCGCGCGGGGCCCCAGCGCAGGCGGTTTTTTCCGGAGGTGCTTTGCCGTGACCAGACACCGCAACAGAAGCCCGGGCGCCCCCACAGCGGGCGAGCGCTCCCCCCAGGCCATCAAACTGGGTGAGGTGCAGGCCAGCACCGACCTGCTGCACCTGCGGGCCCAGCTGGCGCGCGCCGAAAAGGCCGCGCGGCGCACCCCGGCGGCGCCCCCGCCCCGCCCCGCCTCGCCCCAGGCGCCCCTGAAACCGCAGCGGCAGGCCGAACTGGCCGGGGTCAGCACCGATGACTTCAGCCTCGCGCGGGCGCACGCCCGCCTGCGCGACGCCGTGTACGACGGCCGCTACCACCTGTGCCCGCACGCCATCAGCCACGCCCGCGCCGAGGGCTTCCTGGAGCATGACGTGCTGAATGTGCTGCTGACTGGCCGGGTGCGCGCCGTGTACACCGAGGAAAGGCGCTGGCTGGTGTGCGGGTACTTTGAAGCCTGTGGGGTGGCCCTGCCCCTGCATGTGGTGGCCGAGCCGCACGCGGACGGTCACGTGGACATCGTGACGGCCTTTGTGCCCCGGCACCCGCACCACATCATCAGCCGCGCCCGGCTGGCGCTGATGCTGCGCTACGACGACCAGACCGTGCGTGCCCGCACCGCCCACGCCGGCAACCGGGTGGGCCACCGGGGCAAGGGCCGCTGGAAAAAGAGCGCATAGGCGGCAGCGCCAGCAGACACGGCGGGGCAGAGAACAGTGGCCTTGCCGCTCTTCTGGGTGCTGGCCTGGCAGAGCCCAGGGCCGCGCACGGCTCAGCGCGCGACGTTCATGTACTGGTTGTACAGCTCTCCCTGCCACTGGGCATGGCCCTGAATCCGGAAATGCACCTCGGCCAGCGGCACAGGCTGCCCGGCGCCGTCCACAAACTGCAGTCCGCCCTCATGCCGGACGTTCAGCCAGTGCTCGACCATCGGAATAACCCTCTGGGCCGTGTCGGGTTGCTCCAGCAGGCGCCGGAAACTGCCGAACGACACCTGCCGGCCACTTCCGGCATCGGTGTAGCCCAGCCGCGTGGGCCGGGCCGCCGAGCCGCAGCCAGGGCACGGGACCGGCAGCCCGATCTGCTGTTCGTAGACCACCCAGGACGTGTGGCAGTCCGGACAACCCAGAATGATGTGTGGCTGATCCTGCGGGAGCGGCTGAAAGGGCATGCCGCCACCTTACCCAGTCGGCCGGGGGCCGTGGGCGCGGCCACCCTCAGGCCGCCTCCCCCTGTCCCTCATGCCTTCAGCGGCCCAGGGCCACGCGCAGGCCGCGCAGTTCGTAGCCCTGCACCACCTCGTTAAAGGTGACCGAGGGCGGCGAGACCAGGCGCAGGTCGCGCCACATCAGCAGCCGGCGCAGGAACACGTCGCTCTCGCGGATGGCCAGGAAGGCCCCCGGGCAGCGGTGGTGGCCGTCCCCGAATGCCAGCACGGGCGCCTGTACGCCGCGCGGCAGTGACCGACCCGGGCACAGGGCCGCCGGGTCTGCACCCGCCACGCCAGGGTCCTCGTTGGTGTCCCGCAGGTTCAGCGCCAGCAGGCTGCCGGCCGGAATCACCTCGCCGCCTACACTCAGGTCCTTGTGCGTGCGGCGGTACAGGGTGGAGACCACCGGCTCCACGCGCAGAATCTCGTGCAGCACCGCGTGACGCTCGCGTTCGGTGCCGTGAACGTAGTGCCAGCGCAGCTCCGGTTCGCGCAGCAGGTGCCACGCGGCCACCGTGATGAACTCGCGGGTGGTCACCATGCCGGCTGTGCCGTAGGTCAGGCACTCGGTCAGGATTTCCAGGTCGCTGTACTGCTGGTCCAGCAGGTGGCTGATGAGGTCGTCACGCCGCTGGCGCCGTCGCCGGGCGATGGCCGGTTTGACATCCAGCAGGTAAAAGGCCAGCAGGTGCCGCTGGTCCAGCACCTGCCGCAGGCGCGAGGCATCGTCGCCCCGGGGCCGGTCCCCCTCCACGAAGGTGGTCACGCGGCGGTGCAGCCCCGGCAGGGCGCTGTCGGTCAGGCCCACCACCTGGGCGGCCACCTGCACGGCCATGGTCAGGCTCAGGTCGTCCACCTTCGCCTCGCCGGCCTGGGTCAGCCGGGCCAGCAGACTGTCGGCCAGGGCGGCGATCATGGGGTGATAGGTCGCCACGGCGGCGGGGGTGAAGTACCGGGCGGTGTCCCGGCGCATCTCGTGGTGGGCGTCGCCCTCGGTGTACAGCACGGGCTTGCGGCGCAGCACACTGGCGTCCTGCAACCGCTCGGCGCCAAAGCCGGCCTGCACCACATCGTCGCTGCGCAGCACCTCACGCGCGGTCTGGAAGTCGTGAATGTGGTAGGCGGTGCCCTCCACGCGAACGGGCGCGCCGGGGCGGGGCTGGGCGGTGGGCTGGCGGGTCAGGGTGCCGTGGCCAAAGGGGCACTGGAGCGGGGTGGTCATGGCTGGTCCTCCGGGGACAGGGCGGCCAGGCGTTCGAGCGCGGCCGTCAGGGGGTCAAGGTCGGTGTTCAGGGTGCTCAGGGCGGGCGCGGTGACTGCCTGCACGGTCTGCATGGCCCCCGCCCACAGCACCTGCCCCAGAGGCTCGGTGTGCAGCTCGTGCGAGCGGGCGTCCGCAGGGTCACGGCGGCGGGCAATGGCGTGCAGGTCGTCCAGGCGGCGCAGAATGCGCGCAACTTCGTAGCGCGGCACCTTCAGCTGCCGCGCCAGTTCGGCGGGCGTGATGGGCCCCGCCTGCACATAACTCAGGGCAATGAAGGTGCGCAGGTCCAGGCCATGCTGGCGTTCCAGCGCCGTGTGCAGCCGCGTACTCATGACCTGCCACACGCCCCAGTACGCCGCCAGAAACCGCAGCGGTTGCGCCTGCAGGTCTGGTGAAGACGGGAGAGATACCGATAACATGATTGCAGTTTGCAACTATCTGGGAAGAGAAAGTTGAGAGGGGAGTGGACGGCAGCTCATGGACGGAGGGCAGGGCAAAGAGAGATGGGGCGCGCCATGAGGGGCGGAACCCCAGAGAAGCGGTGCAGCCGGGGCAAACCACAGAGGGTTTCTGCACCACAAGGGCGCGGCGGGGTTGCATTAACCCCCGTCGCGCCCCTCTGCTCCCCTCTGTCTAGTGCTTGAAGTGCCTGGAACCGGTGAACACCATGCTCAGGCCCAGCTCGTTGCAGGCGGCAATGACTTCGGGGTCGCGCTTGGCGCCACCGGGCTGAAGAATGGCGCGCACGCCCGCCCCCGCCGCCAGCCGCACCACATCGTCAAACGGGAAGAAGGCCTCGGAGGCCAGCACCGCGCCCTGGGCCAGCTCACCCGCATTGGCGACCGCGCGTTCGGCCGCCCAGATGCGGCTGACCGCCCCGGCCCCCAGGCCCACCGTGACCCCGCCACGGGCCAGCACCACGGCGTTGCTGCGCGCGTGCTTGACCGTGGCCCAGGCAAAGCGCAGGTCCAGCCATTCCTGCTCGGTGGGTTCGCGCCCTGTCACCACTTCGGGGCACAGGTCATCCCAGGGGCGGCTGTCGCGCTCCTGCACAGCAAAGCCGCCGGTCAGGGGCCGTACATCCAGCCGGCTGACCCCCGCCGCCGGGCCCACCACCAGCACCCGCAGGTCCGGCTTCTTCTCGGTGAACCACGCCACCGCCTCCGGGCTGACCTCGGGGGCGATCAGCACCTCCAGAAAGGTGCCGCGCATGGCCTGCGCCGCGTCCAGGTCCACCGGGCGGCTGACGGCCACCACCCCGCCGAACACACTCAGGGTATCGGCGTCCCGGGCGCGTTCCCAGGCGGCGCGGGCGCTCTGTGCCAGGGCCACGCCGCAGGGATTGGCGTGCTTGACGGCCACACACACGGCCTCGTGGCCGGGCACCGCCGCTTCCTGCTCGCTCAGTTCCTCGCACAGGGCCCAGGCGGCGTCCGCATCGGCGTAGTTGTTGAAGCTCATGGGCTTCCCACTCAGCAGCTGCGCGTCCAGCACCGGGCCCTGTGCGGCGCCCAGGCGGTAGATTGCGCCGGGCTGGTGCGGGTTCTCGCCGTAGCGCACCTGCGCGGCGCGGGTGAGGTTCAGGGCCAGCTGCTCAGGCAGGGCGGTGGGCAGCTCGTCCGAGGTGCCTTCGAGATAGGCAGTGATGGCGGCGTCGTATTCACTGGTGTGGCGGTAGGCCTTGGCGGCCAGTCGCTGGCGCTCGGCCGGGCTCACCTCGTCCTGCAGGGCCACCGGGTAATCGGCCGGGTCCACCAGCACCAGCACGCCCGCGTGATTCTTGGCCGCCGAGCGGATCATGGCGGGCCCACCGATGTCAATGTTCTCGATCACTTCGGGGAATTCGGCCCCGCGCGCCACCGTCTCCCGGAAGGGGTACAGGTTGACGCACACCAGATCAATGGTGCCGATGCCGTGCTGTTCCAATTGCTCCAGGTGCCCGGGTTCGCGGCGTGCCAGGATGCCGCCGTGCACCGCGGGGTGCAGGGTCTTGACCCGGCCGTCCAGCATCTCCGGGAAGCCGGTCACGTCGCTGACCTGCCGCGCGGCAAC is a genomic window containing:
- the trmFO gene encoding methylenetetrahydrofolate--tRNA-(uracil(54)-C(5))-methyltransferase (FADH(2)-oxidizing) TrmFO encodes the protein MSERMITVVGAGLAGSEAALAAARLGVRVRLYEMRPVRMTPAHRSGNFAELVCSNSLGGEGELQSKGLLQAELRSVGGAVVGAADASRLPAGNALAVERDEFSARVTQAVREHPLIEVLGEEVTAVPEGIAVIASGPLTSDALAADLARLTGSERLSFYDAAAPVIAFESINMDSAWRAGRYDQSADYINCPFTKDEYLAFFEALEQARAHTPHDWEKLEFFEGCMPIEEIARRGVDTPRFGPMSPKGLDNPRTGRWPYAVAQLRQEDREGRMWSLVGFQTGLKWGDQKAVVQLIPGLENAEIVRYGVMHRNTYLNAPTVLESTLQLRADEQKFVAGVLAGTEGYLESAATGWLAGTNAARLALGLPPLTPPAESMLGGLTRYLASANPKGFQPMNVNWALVPELPAEVNPKTGKPRKLGKREKRPVMFRRGLNAFMAWAQAEAGLSVTVPALLAQSTAEPEAASA
- a CDS encoding YdcF family protein → MERRWQNVAGGGALGAALGLLAAFFGDVRAPVGLLLALVLAGTLAGAWPPAWRALRLGAGALALGLWLCLLTPVLRAPLAALTLAQGPQPADAIVVLGGGVQCGTRTLEPSSLSRLVRGLELWRAGYAPLVTVSEQSGRIGPRGCPKISTLAQAHLRALVPSPGPQVVTLANVTTTRDEAARVRDLARARGWTRVLLVTSPSHSRRAAALFRAQGVGVLSVPAPEIRFDETLPLPSDRLWAARILAYEGLSRLKAALGGTPER
- a CDS encoding DUF305 domain-containing protein, with product MRRRLLLPALLLLAALLGVALLVAPRLLPPGEQSPEVRFVREMTQHHTQAVDMAIRIRERSRDEALRTIALDMLLSQQEQIGQMRGWLTIWGRPWGGEGMSAGHARQMGMATPAEVARISTLPPRQSEVQFLQLMTRHHQGALAMVTPVLSAGVRPEVRALARQIQGAQAAEIRLMITLLNGRGAQPLPAPGVAGATEHNH
- a CDS encoding GNAT family N-acetyltransferase: MIRSMLATDVPDVLALLNWMDDAPEREVFSPEARSESELKVECEDCTCLVDVGEEGVLAYCSLTPFRDGLVMEGPISDGGQVGPLLRGALERAEGLPVYAFAARDNLPVRGALEAAGFAAMHTTDFYSAPLSRLTPNACAPAGHRIVHRLPLATYRELFRASEDTWAERLTWTPEQVDEHFARPDVRLVGLLRGEQAVGFAELEFNAEEARADVTYVAVHPAERGQGYGLTLLALAAAEADTHPELRTLRVRAHDHMKPARALYARAGLTHCRSVVTYMKEGDEDV
- a CDS encoding DUF4258 domain-containing protein, with amino-acid sequence MQASTDLLHLRAQLARAEKAARRTPAAPPPRPASPQAPLKPQRQAELAGVSTDDFSLARAHARLRDAVYDGRYHLCPHAISHARAEGFLEHDVLNVLLTGRVRAVYTEERRWLVCGYFEACGVALPLHVVAEPHADGHVDIVTAFVPRHPHHIISRARLALMLRYDDQTVRARTAHAGNRVGHRGKGRWKKSA
- a CDS encoding cytochrome P450; this translates as MTTPLQCPFGHGTLTRQPTAQPRPGAPVRVEGTAYHIHDFQTAREVLRSDDVVQAGFGAERLQDASVLRRKPVLYTEGDAHHEMRRDTARYFTPAAVATYHPMIAALADSLLARLTQAGEAKVDDLSLTMAVQVAAQVVGLTDSALPGLHRRVTTFVEGDRPRGDDASRLRQVLDQRHLLAFYLLDVKPAIARRRRQRRDDLISHLLDQQYSDLEILTECLTYGTAGMVTTREFITVAAWHLLREPELRWHYVHGTERERHAVLHEILRVEPVVSTLYRRTHKDLSVGGEVIPAGSLLALNLRDTNEDPGVAGADPAALCPGRSLPRGVQAPVLAFGDGHHRCPGAFLAIRESDVFLRRLLMWRDLRLVSPPSVTFNEVVQGYELRGLRVALGR
- a CDS encoding MarR family winged helix-turn-helix transcriptional regulator; its protein translation is MLSVSLPSSPDLQAQPLRFLAAYWGVWQVMSTRLHTALERQHGLDLRTFIALSYVQAGPITPAELARQLKVPRYEVARILRRLDDLHAIARRRDPADARSHELHTEPLGQVLWAGAMQTVQAVTAPALSTLNTDLDPLTAALERLAALSPEDQP
- the purH gene encoding bifunctional phosphoribosylaminoimidazolecarboxamide formyltransferase/IMP cyclohydrolase produces the protein MNDAPHTPRRALLSVSDKTGVVEFARQLAQRGWEILSTGGTYQSIVEAGVAARQVSDVTGFPEMLDGRVKTLHPAVHGGILARREPGHLEQLEQHGIGTIDLVCVNLYPFRETVARGAEFPEVIENIDIGGPAMIRSAAKNHAGVLVLVDPADYPVALQDEVSPAERQRLAAKAYRHTSEYDAAITAYLEGTSDELPTALPEQLALNLTRAAQVRYGENPHQPGAIYRLGAAQGPVLDAQLLSGKPMSFNNYADADAAWALCEELSEQEAAVPGHEAVCVAVKHANPCGVALAQSARAAWERARDADTLSVFGGVVAVSRPVDLDAAQAMRGTFLEVLIAPEVSPEAVAWFTEKKPDLRVLVVGPAAGVSRLDVRPLTGGFAVQERDSRPWDDLCPEVVTGREPTEQEWLDLRFAWATVKHARSNAVVLARGGVTVGLGAGAVSRIWAAERAVANAGELAQGAVLASEAFFPFDDVVRLAAGAGVRAILQPGGAKRDPEVIAACNELGLSMVFTGSRHFKH